The following proteins are co-located in the Thermus thermophilus HB8 genome:
- a CDS encoding SCP2 sterol-binding domain-containing protein, producing the protein MELFTEAWAQAYCRKLNESEAYRKAASTWEGSLALAVRPDPKAGFPKGVAVVLDLWHGACRGAKAVEGEAEADFVIEADLATWQEVLEGRLEPLSALMRGLLELKKGTIAALAPYAQAAQELVKVAREVA; encoded by the coding sequence ATGGAGCTTTTCACCGAGGCCTGGGCCCAGGCGTACTGCCGGAAGCTGAACGAGAGCGAGGCCTACCGCAAGGCGGCGAGCACCTGGGAGGGCTCCCTGGCCCTCGCGGTGCGCCCGGACCCCAAGGCGGGGTTCCCCAAGGGGGTGGCCGTGGTCCTGGACCTCTGGCACGGGGCCTGCCGGGGGGCGAAGGCGGTGGAGGGGGAGGCGGAGGCGGACTTCGTCATTGAGGCCGACCTCGCCACCTGGCAGGAGGTGCTGGAGGGACGCCTCGAGCCCCTAAGCGCCCTCATGCGGGGACTTTTGGAGCTCAAGAAGGGCACCATCGCCGCCCTCGCCCCTTACGCCCAGGCGGCCCAGGAGCTCGTCAAAGTGGCCCGGGAGGTGGCATGA
- the panB gene encoding 3-methyl-2-oxobutanoate hydroxymethyltransferase: protein MRRTVKDFRNAKGQRLVYLTAYDYPTARLAEAAGVDAILVGDSLGMVVLGYPSTVPVTLEEMLHHTKAARRGAPETFLVADLPYLAYATLDRALLAAERLLKEGGADAVKLEGGEEVAEIVQGLVRAGVPVLGHVGLTPQTASQLGGYKLQGRRPEEAERILKGALALEEAGAYGVVLEMVPARLAKEVTERLSVHTVGIGAGPHTDAQVLVFHDVVGLYGDFKPRFVKRYLEAGRLIQEALSRYAQEVREGVFPGEEHSF from the coding sequence GTGCGGCGCACGGTGAAGGACTTCCGCAACGCCAAGGGCCAGCGGCTCGTCTACCTCACCGCCTACGACTACCCCACGGCCCGCCTGGCCGAGGCGGCCGGGGTGGACGCCATTTTGGTGGGGGACTCCTTGGGGATGGTGGTCCTGGGCTACCCCTCCACGGTGCCCGTGACCTTGGAGGAGATGCTCCACCACACCAAGGCCGCCCGCAGGGGGGCCCCGGAGACCTTTCTCGTGGCCGACCTCCCCTACCTCGCCTACGCCACCCTGGACCGGGCCCTCCTCGCCGCGGAGCGCCTCCTCAAGGAGGGGGGGGCGGACGCGGTGAAGCTGGAGGGGGGCGAGGAGGTGGCGGAGATCGTCCAGGGCCTGGTGCGGGCGGGGGTCCCGGTCCTGGGCCACGTGGGCCTCACCCCCCAGACGGCGAGCCAGCTTGGCGGCTACAAGCTCCAAGGCCGGCGCCCGGAGGAGGCGGAGCGCATTCTCAAGGGGGCCTTGGCCTTGGAGGAGGCCGGGGCCTACGGCGTGGTCTTGGAGATGGTGCCCGCCCGCCTGGCCAAGGAGGTCACCGAGAGGCTTTCCGTCCACACCGTGGGGATCGGGGCCGGGCCCCACACGGACGCCCAGGTCCTCGTCTTCCACGACGTGGTGGGGCTCTACGGCGACTTCAAGCCTCGCTTCGTGAAGCGCTACCTGGAGGCGGGCAGGCTCATCCAGGAGGCCTTGAGCCGGTACGCGCAGGAGGTCCGGGAAGGGGTCTTCCCCGGGGAGGAGCATAGTTTCTGA
- a CDS encoding DUF4388 domain-containing protein, with the protein MIRATLSELDLGELLRALEAARKSAVVSFRGRIYGRVHLLGGRILYARTEPGPHLGEYLVRLGHLTLEEVQELVERQDRENPGTPLGALALELGLIGEEELREALTAQVLEALATLLGEKEGEVVAEPMVEGSQVALPLTFGTGWALMEAARKLDEWRRGQVDPDEVLHLVEDPTRHPLPPEAWSVLEHLDGVRRARSIALLSGLPEEEVYHLLHEMKARGLLRPSTLLLEDPLVAVLAESGVVRRLLLYLLEAHRFRVLLARDVEGLLRLLKSRPKGVILQGEKAVEAARKVRATPEGRLASLYLVSETPPGLLLRPLRLLHLPKPLRSQEVLKALEPLRRG; encoded by the coding sequence GTGATCCGGGCCACGCTTTCCGAGCTGGACCTGGGGGAGCTCCTTAGGGCCCTGGAGGCGGCGCGGAAGAGCGCCGTGGTGAGCTTCCGGGGCCGGATCTACGGGCGCGTCCACCTCCTCGGGGGGCGGATCCTCTACGCCCGCACCGAGCCCGGCCCCCACCTCGGGGAGTACCTGGTCCGCCTGGGCCACCTCACCCTGGAGGAGGTGCAGGAGCTGGTGGAGCGCCAGGACCGGGAGAACCCCGGCACCCCCTTGGGGGCTTTGGCCCTGGAGCTCGGCCTCATCGGGGAGGAGGAGCTTAGGGAGGCCCTCACCGCCCAGGTCCTCGAGGCCTTGGCCACCCTCCTCGGGGAGAAGGAGGGGGAGGTGGTGGCGGAGCCCATGGTGGAGGGAAGCCAGGTGGCCCTCCCCCTCACCTTCGGCACCGGCTGGGCCCTCATGGAGGCGGCCCGCAAGCTGGACGAGTGGCGGCGGGGGCAGGTGGACCCGGACGAGGTCCTCCACCTCGTGGAAGACCCCACCCGGCACCCCCTTCCCCCGGAGGCCTGGAGCGTTCTGGAGCACCTGGACGGGGTGCGGCGGGCAAGGAGCATCGCCCTCCTCTCGGGGCTTCCCGAGGAGGAGGTCTACCACCTCCTCCACGAGATGAAGGCGAGGGGCCTCCTCCGCCCCTCCACCCTCCTCCTCGAGGACCCCTTGGTGGCCGTCCTGGCGGAAAGCGGGGTGGTGCGGAGGCTCCTTCTGTACCTCCTCGAGGCCCACCGCTTCCGCGTCCTTCTGGCCCGGGACGTGGAGGGGCTCTTGCGCCTCCTCAAGTCCAGGCCCAAGGGGGTGATCCTCCAAGGGGAGAAGGCGGTGGAGGCGGCCCGCAAGGTGCGGGCCACCCCGGAAGGGCGGCTCGCCTCCCTCTACCTGGTGAGCGAAACCCCGCCGGGCCTCCTCCTCAGGCCCCTGAGGCTCCTCCACCTGCCCAAACCCTTAAGGAGCCAGGAGGTCCTAAAGGCCCTGGAGCCCCTGCGGAGGGGCTAA
- the ruvB gene encoding Holliday junction branch migration DNA helicase RuvB — protein MEDLALRPKTLDEYIGQERLKQKLRVYLEAAKARKEPLEHLLLFGPPGLGKTTLAHVIAHELGVNLRVTSGPAIEKPGDLAAILANSLEEGDILFIDEIHRLSRQAEEHLYPAMEDFVMDIVIGQGPAARTIRLELPRFTLIGATTRPGLITAPLLSRFGIVEHLEYYTPEELAQGVMRDARLLGVRITEEAALEIGRRSRGTMRVAKRLFRRVRDFAQVAGEEVITRERALEALAALGLDELGLEKRDREILEVLILRFGGGPVGLATLATALSEDPGTLEEVHEPYLIRQGLLKRTPRGRVATELAYRHLGYPPPVGPLLEP, from the coding sequence GTGGAAGACCTCGCCCTTAGGCCCAAGACCCTGGACGAGTACATCGGCCAGGAGCGCCTGAAGCAAAAGCTCCGGGTCTACCTCGAGGCGGCCAAGGCCCGAAAAGAGCCCTTGGAGCACCTCCTCCTCTTCGGCCCCCCGGGCCTGGGCAAGACCACCCTGGCCCACGTCATCGCCCACGAGCTTGGGGTCAACCTCCGGGTCACCTCCGGGCCCGCCATAGAGAAGCCCGGGGACCTCGCCGCCATCCTGGCCAACTCCCTGGAGGAAGGGGACATCCTCTTCATTGACGAGATCCACCGCCTGAGCCGCCAGGCCGAGGAGCACCTCTACCCCGCCATGGAGGACTTCGTCATGGACATCGTCATCGGCCAAGGTCCGGCGGCGAGGACCATCCGGCTGGAGCTTCCCCGCTTCACCCTGATCGGGGCCACCACCCGGCCCGGCCTCATCACCGCGCCCCTCCTGAGCCGCTTCGGCATCGTGGAGCACCTGGAGTACTACACCCCTGAGGAGCTGGCCCAAGGGGTGATGCGGGACGCCCGCCTCCTCGGGGTGAGGATCACGGAGGAGGCCGCCCTGGAGATCGGTAGGCGGAGCCGGGGCACCATGCGCGTCGCCAAGCGCCTCTTCCGGAGGGTGCGGGACTTCGCCCAGGTGGCGGGGGAGGAGGTCATCACCCGGGAGCGGGCCCTGGAGGCCCTTGCCGCCCTGGGCCTGGACGAGCTGGGCTTGGAGAAGCGGGACCGGGAGATCCTGGAGGTCCTCATCCTCCGCTTCGGCGGCGGCCCCGTGGGCCTCGCCACCCTGGCCACCGCCCTCTCCGAGGACCCGGGCACCTTGGAAGAGGTGCACGAGCCCTACCTCATCCGCCAGGGCCTTTTGAAGCGCACTCCCCGGGGCCGGGTGGCCACGGAACTGGCCTACCGCCACCTGGGCTACCCGCCCCCGGTGGGCCCCCTCTTGGAGCCGTGA
- a CDS encoding LptF/LptG family permease, which yields MLGRYVLREVLVPYLVGVFLFAALLTFDLLSSLSGVLLSRGVGAREVGLLVLYRLPWTLSLALPLGLVFAVLVGLAGLIRRSELKAAYAAGVPPLALLRPLVLLALAVSLLNLLNLAELRPRSQEAYDGLLGRILYGEGGASGVLRRQVYAPPGLGVYFAEEVYPEPEGNRLRGVRVVDERGRVYSAEEGLWDEEGWRLKGYVVEGEEVRPFEGVLPFPARFRPKESLGSRDPYDSTPLEELWARAQVEPEARFAFHRRLADALGGLVLGAAAAALGLSLREAAWAFLGVVLLIFGYYVLWTLAAQLARYDVSPLLAYLPDLFYGALAGALAWRLR from the coding sequence GTGCTGGGGCGCTACGTCCTCCGGGAGGTCCTCGTCCCTTACCTGGTGGGGGTCTTCCTCTTCGCCGCCCTCCTCACCTTTGACCTCCTCTCCAGCCTCTCGGGGGTCCTCCTCTCCCGGGGGGTGGGGGCCCGGGAGGTGGGGCTTCTCGTCCTCTACCGCCTGCCCTGGACCCTAAGCCTCGCCCTCCCCTTAGGGCTGGTCTTCGCCGTGCTGGTGGGGCTTGCGGGGCTCATCCGCCGCTCGGAGCTCAAGGCGGCCTACGCCGCGGGGGTCCCCCCCTTGGCCCTCCTCAGGCCCCTCGTCCTTCTGGCCCTCGCCGTAAGCCTCCTCAACCTCCTCAACCTGGCGGAGCTCAGGCCCCGGTCCCAGGAGGCCTACGACGGGCTCCTGGGCCGGATCCTCTACGGGGAGGGCGGGGCCTCCGGGGTCCTGCGCCGCCAGGTCTACGCCCCCCCGGGCCTCGGCGTGTACTTCGCCGAGGAGGTCTACCCCGAGCCAGAGGGAAACCGGCTCCGGGGGGTGCGGGTGGTGGACGAGAGGGGCCGGGTCTACAGCGCCGAGGAGGGCCTTTGGGACGAGGAAGGATGGCGCCTCAAGGGCTACGTGGTGGAGGGGGAGGAGGTCCGGCCCTTTGAGGGCGTCCTCCCCTTCCCCGCCCGGTTCCGCCCCAAGGAGAGCCTGGGCTCCCGGGACCCCTACGACTCCACCCCCCTCGAGGAGCTCTGGGCCCGGGCCCAGGTGGAGCCCGAGGCCCGCTTCGCCTTCCACCGCCGCCTGGCGGACGCCCTGGGGGGCCTGGTCCTGGGGGCGGCCGCCGCCGCCTTAGGCCTCTCCTTGCGGGAAGCCGCCTGGGCCTTCCTGGGGGTGGTCCTCCTCATCTTCGGCTACTACGTCCTCTGGACCCTGGCCGCCCAGCTCGCCCGCTACGACGTAAGCCCCCTCCTCGCCTACCTCCCCGACCTCTTCTACGGGGCCTTGGCGGGGGCGCTCGCCTGGAGGCTACGGTGA
- a CDS encoding tetratricopeptide repeat protein — protein sequence MKGVLEALHQGDYDTAIDLLTRKALFGREREAKEAWLLLAEVYALYGEEGLEKAHHALEEAYALGGLEYDPLYRSLLAELLALEGRPEREVLPLFLPSRDPRVRYHQAQALFYLGRLEEALEALEAGLPPHLAWRAEGLKGRILERLGRHGEAALAYERGAELALGLERYWLLLDAAAMWLEAGEGERALLALKEAEAAVGEEDPEDAATRHYLLARAHLLLGNPGLALEEIRKALALEEESGHKAYGTPLVEGQALLQLGRYEEAMASFREALARADAGERPHVLHEMGVAALDHGAYPEAEEHLRALVREEGYPYLAQAYADLAEALYRQGRYQEAEAAAREAVARGAVAAGELVLGHVAYDLLHLEEALEHYRKAAESAEEGSREWVGAQEMVVDTLAQLGYRFPEEMVRRGQAVLPYLHPADEWHAALTAYVERAQALLREGKRLN from the coding sequence ATGAAGGGGGTCCTCGAGGCCCTGCACCAGGGGGACTACGACACCGCCATTGACCTCCTCACCCGGAAGGCCCTCTTCGGCCGGGAGAGGGAGGCCAAGGAGGCCTGGCTCCTCCTCGCCGAGGTCTACGCCCTCTACGGGGAGGAGGGGCTGGAGAAGGCCCACCACGCCCTGGAGGAGGCCTACGCCCTGGGAGGGCTGGAGTACGACCCCCTGTACCGGAGCCTCCTCGCCGAGCTCCTCGCCCTGGAGGGGCGGCCCGAGCGGGAGGTCCTTCCCCTCTTCCTCCCGAGCCGGGACCCCCGGGTCCGGTACCACCAGGCCCAGGCCCTCTTCTACCTGGGGAGGCTGGAGGAGGCCTTGGAGGCCCTCGAGGCGGGGCTTCCCCCCCACCTGGCCTGGCGGGCCGAGGGGCTTAAGGGGCGGATCCTGGAGCGGCTTGGCCGCCACGGGGAGGCCGCCTTGGCCTACGAGCGGGGGGCGGAGCTCGCCCTGGGCCTGGAGCGGTACTGGCTCCTCCTGGACGCCGCCGCCATGTGGCTGGAGGCCGGGGAGGGGGAGCGGGCCCTTCTCGCCCTGAAGGAGGCGGAGGCGGCGGTGGGGGAGGAGGACCCGGAGGACGCCGCCACCCGCCACTACCTCCTCGCCCGGGCCCACCTCCTTTTGGGCAACCCGGGCCTCGCCCTGGAGGAGATCCGCAAGGCCCTGGCCCTGGAGGAGGAGAGCGGCCACAAGGCCTACGGCACCCCCTTGGTGGAGGGGCAGGCCCTCCTCCAGCTCGGGCGCTACGAGGAGGCCATGGCGAGCTTCCGGGAGGCCCTGGCCCGGGCGGACGCCGGGGAGCGCCCCCACGTCCTCCACGAGATGGGGGTGGCGGCCCTGGACCACGGGGCCTACCCCGAGGCCGAGGAGCACCTCCGGGCCCTGGTGCGGGAGGAGGGCTACCCCTACCTGGCCCAAGCCTACGCCGATCTGGCCGAGGCCCTCTACCGCCAGGGGCGCTACCAGGAGGCGGAGGCCGCCGCCCGGGAGGCCGTGGCCCGGGGGGCGGTGGCCGCGGGGGAGTTGGTCCTGGGCCACGTGGCCTACGACCTCCTCCACCTGGAGGAGGCCTTGGAACACTACCGCAAGGCGGCGGAAAGCGCCGAGGAGGGGAGCCGGGAGTGGGTGGGGGCCCAGGAGATGGTGGTGGACACCCTGGCCCAGCTCGGCTACCGCTTTCCCGAGGAGATGGTGCGCCGGGGCCAGGCGGTGCTGCCCTACCTCCACCCGGCGGACGAGTGGCACGCCGCCCTCACCGCCTACGTGGAGCGCGCCCAGGCCCTCTTGCGGGAGGGGAAGCGCCTGAACTGA
- a CDS encoding LptF/LptG family permease has translation MKTLDRYLLRETLPLFGGGLLVIVLLFLGGAVYEVLAPLVAKGADPYTLLRYLLFRTPEALARGAPVAYLFALLVLLSRLGEDAELKALLALGVRRERLLLPFLLLGTAIALAAFLLGEGLVPQALAKGQDLLRREVLERPRALLTPGATFQDAQGRVVYVGKVEGEAIGALRVLSREEVLLAERGSFRGGVLHVEEGTRITYEGSRPRTLARFQRGELVLKDLTFDPWQNPANRMTLAELRKEVQRLRQMGVRAGLEATTYYRRFAEPLAAPVFALFAVGLAFYLLGGSRSLGLVGVAVLTFFYYATWSVGRIMGEQNALDPFLAAFGPNLLYGALGLFLFLGGRR, from the coding sequence GTGAAGACCCTGGACCGCTACCTCCTGCGGGAAACCCTGCCCCTCTTCGGCGGCGGGCTCCTCGTCATCGTCCTCCTCTTCCTGGGCGGGGCGGTGTACGAGGTCCTGGCCCCCCTGGTGGCCAAGGGGGCCGACCCCTACACCCTCCTCCGCTACCTCCTCTTCCGCACCCCCGAGGCCCTGGCCCGGGGCGCGCCCGTGGCCTACCTCTTCGCCCTCCTCGTCCTCCTCTCCCGCCTGGGGGAGGACGCGGAACTCAAGGCCCTCCTGGCCCTCGGGGTGCGGCGGGAGCGCCTCCTCCTTCCCTTCCTCCTCCTCGGGACCGCCATCGCCCTCGCCGCCTTCCTCCTCGGGGAGGGCCTCGTCCCCCAAGCCCTCGCCAAGGGGCAGGACCTCCTGAGGCGGGAGGTCCTGGAGCGCCCCCGGGCCCTCCTCACCCCGGGGGCGACCTTCCAGGACGCCCAAGGCCGGGTGGTCTACGTGGGGAAGGTGGAGGGGGAGGCCATCGGGGCCCTCAGGGTCCTCTCCCGGGAGGAGGTCCTCCTCGCCGAGCGGGGAAGCTTCCGCGGCGGGGTGCTGCACGTGGAGGAGGGGACCCGCATCACCTACGAGGGAAGCCGCCCCCGGACCCTGGCGCGCTTTCAGCGGGGGGAGCTCGTCCTCAAGGACCTCACCTTTGACCCCTGGCAGAACCCAGCGAACCGGATGACCCTGGCCGAGCTCCGAAAGGAGGTGCAAAGGCTCCGCCAGATGGGGGTGCGGGCGGGCCTCGAGGCCACCACCTACTACCGCCGCTTCGCCGAGCCCCTGGCCGCCCCCGTCTTCGCCCTCTTCGCCGTGGGCCTCGCCTTCTACCTCCTCGGGGGAAGCCGCAGCCTCGGGCTTGTGGGGGTGGCCGTCCTCACCTTCTTCTACTACGCCACCTGGAGCGTGGGGCGGATCATGGGGGAGCAGAACGCCCTGGACCCCTTCCTCGCCGCCTTCGGCCCCAACCTCCTCTACGGGGCCTTGGGCCTTTTCCTCTTCCTGGGAGGGCGGCGGTGA
- the ftsH gene encoding ATP-dependent zinc metalloprotease FtsH has protein sequence MPQRFNPFNLLLLVLLGYLVYTALSGPPAPTLAYTEFRELVRQGKVAEVTLEETRITGLLKAPERFPTPQGTVQVSRRFQVPLPPAQVQDPELLRFLEENGVTIVTKAPSIWPQVLLYVAPTLILIAFFWFFFMRAQGGAGQVMQFGQSRAKLYGKERKVNTTFKDVAGHEEAKRELMEVVDFLKNPKKYLEIGAEIPKGVLLVGPPGTGKTLLARAVAGEAGVPFFSVSASEFMEMFVGVGASRVRSLFEDARRNAPSIIFIDELDSIGRKRGAGIGGGHDEREQTLNQILSEMDGFEKDTSVIVLAATNRPDILDPALLRPGRFDRQVVVGLPSLEERKEILLVHMRGKPIAEDVDALELAHLTPGFSGADLRNLVNEAALLAARNGEKRIRKEHFLKALDKIVLGLERSALKLSEEERRAVAYHEAGHAVVGEVLPHADKTEKVSIVPRGMALGARWSKPEERVLVSREHLMDELAVLMAGRVAEELFTGTVTTGAQDDFKRATGIAKRMVLDWGMGEHFKNVAWGSDSGPVFLGEEIAKKKDHSEETARLIDQDIMKILDEAYERARKVLSTHREAVHKIAEELLREETIPGDRVRAILRETQAVERAEDLGQE, from the coding sequence TTGCCGCAGCGGTTCAACCCTTTCAACCTGCTCCTTCTCGTCCTGTTGGGGTATCTCGTCTACACGGCCCTAAGCGGACCACCGGCCCCCACCCTCGCCTACACGGAGTTCCGGGAGCTGGTGCGCCAGGGGAAGGTGGCGGAGGTGACCCTGGAGGAGACCCGCATCACCGGGCTCCTCAAGGCCCCGGAGCGCTTCCCCACGCCCCAGGGGACCGTCCAGGTCTCCCGGCGCTTCCAGGTTCCCCTGCCCCCCGCCCAGGTCCAAGACCCCGAACTCCTCCGCTTCCTGGAGGAAAACGGGGTGACGATCGTGACCAAGGCCCCCTCCATCTGGCCCCAGGTCCTCCTCTACGTGGCCCCCACGCTCATCCTCATCGCCTTCTTCTGGTTCTTCTTCATGCGGGCCCAAGGCGGGGCCGGCCAGGTGATGCAGTTCGGCCAGAGCCGGGCCAAGCTCTACGGTAAGGAACGCAAGGTGAACACCACCTTCAAGGACGTGGCCGGCCACGAGGAGGCCAAGCGGGAGCTCATGGAGGTGGTGGACTTCCTCAAGAACCCGAAGAAGTACCTGGAGATCGGGGCCGAGATCCCCAAGGGGGTGCTCCTCGTGGGCCCGCCCGGCACGGGCAAGACCCTCCTCGCCCGGGCGGTGGCGGGGGAGGCGGGGGTGCCCTTCTTCTCCGTCTCCGCCAGCGAGTTCATGGAGATGTTCGTGGGCGTGGGGGCGAGCCGGGTGCGGAGCCTCTTTGAAGACGCCCGCAGGAACGCCCCGAGCATCATCTTCATTGACGAGCTGGACTCCATCGGCCGCAAGCGGGGCGCGGGGATCGGGGGCGGCCACGACGAGCGGGAGCAGACCCTGAACCAGATCCTCTCGGAGATGGACGGGTTTGAGAAGGACACCTCCGTCATCGTCCTCGCCGCCACCAACCGCCCCGACATCCTGGACCCCGCCCTCCTTAGACCCGGGCGCTTTGACCGCCAGGTGGTGGTGGGCCTCCCCTCCCTGGAGGAGCGCAAGGAGATCCTCCTCGTCCACATGCGGGGCAAGCCCATCGCCGAGGACGTGGACGCCCTGGAGCTCGCCCACCTCACCCCGGGCTTCTCCGGGGCGGACCTCAGGAACCTGGTGAACGAGGCCGCCCTCCTCGCCGCCCGGAACGGGGAGAAGAGGATCCGCAAGGAGCACTTCCTCAAGGCCCTGGACAAGATCGTCTTAGGCCTGGAGCGGTCCGCCCTGAAGCTCTCCGAGGAGGAAAGGCGGGCCGTGGCCTACCACGAGGCGGGGCACGCCGTGGTGGGGGAGGTCCTGCCCCACGCCGACAAGACGGAGAAGGTCTCCATCGTCCCCCGGGGAATGGCCCTGGGGGCCCGCTGGAGCAAGCCCGAGGAGCGGGTCCTGGTCTCCCGGGAGCACCTCATGGACGAGCTCGCCGTGCTCATGGCGGGCCGGGTGGCGGAGGAGCTCTTCACGGGCACCGTGACCACGGGGGCCCAGGACGACTTCAAGCGGGCCACGGGGATCGCCAAGCGGATGGTCCTGGACTGGGGCATGGGGGAGCACTTCAAAAACGTCGCCTGGGGCTCGGACTCGGGGCCCGTCTTCCTGGGGGAAGAGATCGCCAAGAAGAAGGACCACTCCGAGGAGACGGCCCGCCTCATTGACCAGGACATCATGAAGATCCTGGACGAGGCCTACGAGCGGGCCAGGAAGGTGCTCTCCACCCACCGGGAGGCGGTGCACAAGATCGCCGAGGAGCTCCTCCGGGAGGAGACCATCCCCGGGGACCGGGTGAGGGCGATCCTCCGGGAGACCCAGGCGGTGGAGCGGGCCGAGGACCTAGGGCAGGAATAG
- a CDS encoding alcohol dehydrogenase family protein, whose product MRAVVYKGPFQVAVEEVPEPRLEADTDALLEVELSAICGSDLHIYHGKIAGVLPGTVLGHEFVGRIVEKGPLVPFPVGERVVGSFQVACGECPACRKGQFFACSRGGVFGFGLALGNLPGAQAERVRVPFARHTLFPIGDLPAEEAILAGDILTTAYGGVRPFLTPGMSVAVVGSGPVGLMAQMVAHALGAGQVYAIDPEEARLEKAKALGSLPIHPKAEDPVARVRRETEGLGADLVVEAVGGDGEALKLALRLAGPGGVVSSLGVPTAERLDYPWLPAFSRGITLRSALANVPRWIGEVLALQKAGRLKGSFVFSHRLPLEEAPEGYRLFHERKATKVALVP is encoded by the coding sequence ATGAGGGCCGTGGTCTACAAGGGGCCCTTCCAGGTGGCGGTGGAGGAGGTTCCGGAACCCAGGTTGGAAGCGGACACGGACGCCCTCCTCGAGGTGGAGCTTTCCGCCATCTGCGGCTCCGACCTCCACATCTACCACGGCAAGATCGCCGGGGTCCTGCCGGGGACGGTCCTCGGGCACGAGTTCGTGGGGCGCATCGTGGAGAAGGGCCCCCTGGTGCCCTTCCCCGTGGGGGAGCGGGTGGTGGGAAGCTTCCAGGTGGCCTGCGGGGAGTGCCCTGCCTGCCGCAAGGGCCAGTTCTTCGCCTGCTCAAGGGGCGGGGTCTTCGGCTTCGGCCTCGCCCTGGGCAACCTCCCGGGGGCCCAGGCGGAGAGGGTGCGGGTGCCCTTCGCCCGGCACACCCTCTTCCCCATCGGGGACCTCCCCGCCGAGGAGGCCATCCTCGCCGGGGACATCCTCACCACGGCCTACGGGGGGGTGAGGCCCTTCCTCACCCCCGGCATGAGCGTGGCCGTGGTGGGCTCGGGGCCCGTGGGCCTCATGGCCCAGATGGTGGCCCACGCCCTGGGGGCAGGGCAGGTCTATGCCATAGACCCGGAGGAAGCCCGCCTAGAGAAGGCCAAGGCCCTGGGAAGCCTCCCCATCCACCCCAAGGCGGAGGACCCCGTGGCCCGGGTGCGCCGGGAGACCGAGGGCCTGGGGGCGGATTTGGTGGTGGAGGCGGTGGGCGGGGACGGGGAGGCCCTGAAGCTCGCCCTGCGCCTCGCGGGCCCGGGGGGCGTGGTCTCCAGCCTTGGGGTGCCCACGGCGGAAAGGCTGGACTACCCCTGGCTTCCCGCCTTCAGCCGGGGGATCACCCTAAGGAGTGCCCTCGCCAACGTCCCCCGCTGGATCGGCGAGGTCCTCGCCCTGCAGAAGGCGGGCAGGCTCAAGGGGAGCTTCGTCTTCAGCCACCGCCTCCCCCTGGAGGAGGCCCCCGAAGGCTACCGCCTCTTCCACGAGCGGAAGGCCACCAAGGTCGCCCTCGTGCCCTGA